Sequence from the Candidatus Margulisiibacteriota bacterium genome:
TAGTCAATACTGAAAATAATTTGGGACGAGGCTTCTTTTGCCTGCTGAACAAGACTAGTGCCTTTTTGAACTTCGATTGAACTATCCTGCATATTAACAACTACACCATGAATATCCTTCTGTATATCACCAATTAATTGAGCAATATTCATTGTCGCCTTTCGTGAGCGGTCCGCTAGTTTTCGAACTTCATCCGCGACAACAGCAAAACCTCTGCCATGCTCACCGGCACGAGCAGCTTCGATTGCTGCGTTAAGCGCAAGCAAATTGGTCTGATCAGAAATCTCATTAATTACGCTGGTTATTTCACCAATTTTTTCAGATCCGGTCTTAAGTCCCTCAATTTTTAACAATGCCAACGAAACTATCCCATTAATTCGGCTCATGCCAGATGCCGCTTGGTCAATAGTTCCGACATTGTTATTTGCGAGGTTCTTTGCCCCTACAGAGTTATCAGATAACTTACGGGAATCCTCCGTTACACGATTAATAGAATTAATAATATTGCTAACATGCTCATTTGCACTTTTTTGGTAATTAATAAAATCAACGATCTCTTGAGAAAGCACTTTTAACGCTTTTTCGTTATTGTTCAAAGTATCGACCATTTGGTCAATACTCTTTCCCTGGGCATCACTTCCCAGATAGACTTGGTCAATACTAGAACGATTCGAAAGCACCTTGCTGCACAAAGCATCAACATTAACCTTCTGGTTAACAATCGCACTGCTCAGATTAGTAACGTATTCCTGAACATAACCAAATATCTCTGCCACCTCAAGGTTTTTGGCTTTGACAGCTTGCAGCATAGAATCATGTTTCCTGCTCTCAGAATCATCCTGTGCCTTTTCAATGAGTTCAAAAATATAGCTCTCAATCTGTTTTAATCCTGGTATATCTTCATAATTATTTTTTCTGCCGGGAGAAGAGCCTCCTTTTACAATCGGCAGAAACTCATCTACCGAAGATAAAATATATTTGTTAATATAGCCAACAAAACACCCGGCCATAACTATAAGAAAAACTGAATGGAAAAGTATTTGACTTATCTCGATGCTTTTATAATGTTGGTAGTAAAAAAAACAATCAATACCAATTTGTAAAAGCAGCAAGACACCTACTAATCCGACTATACGCCTACTCACTAAAAAAATAGAGGCCACCCTGAACATGATAACCACTCCTTTCATTACCCAATCTATAGCCTATATTCGCAATCACAACAATCATTGCATTTACAGGCAAACGTTATAATAGTAACATAAAAATTAATTGGTTATCAAGAAATTGTTTTAGTCGAATCAAATCATATATAAGCCGGAAGGCCGTAAATATAAGACCTTGAGAGCAAATAAACTAGAAACATCTGCTATCCTGATATTTAACAATAAATGATGGAAATTATAATATACTGATGAATTCGGAACTTAAGGATCAATTTGCCCTGGTCATTTCACAAGCTTAACTGGAGTAAATTATTAGCTTTGTGTTATAATTTTCATAAAATGGATAAACTTGCATTACACGGCGGCACCCCAGTTAGAGACACGATGCTTCCATACGGAAAGCAAAGCATCGATGAACAAGACATTGATTCGGTTATCAATACGCTAAAAAGCGATTTCCTGACTACAGGACCAAAAGTAAAAGAATTCGAAGACAAAATAGCCCGGTTCGTCGGCGCTAAATATGCAGTTTCATTCAGCTCGGGCACTGCAGCCCTTCACGGCGCAGCTTTTGCGGCAGGTTTCGGGAAAGAGCATGAGATAATCACGACGCCTTTGTCATTTGCTGCAACGGCCAATTGCATCCTTTATCAGCAGGCCACCCCTGTTTTTGTTGATATAAACAAAAACAATCTTAACTTAAGCTATAAAAGCGTATTCTCTTATATTAAACAAAACTATGTATTCCTTAACAACAATCTCGTCAACAAAAAAACAAAAAAAAGATTAAAAGGCATTATCCCGGTCCATTTTGCCGGACATCCGGTACGGCTCGACAAATTCTACAGGTTAGCAAAAAAATATAACCTTATTATTATAGAAGATGCCGCGCATGCCTTTGGAAGTTCTCTTTATGGCTGGGGAAAATGGCAGCCAACAGGAAACTGCAGCTTTTCTCATATGGCAATTTTCAGCTTTCATCCGGTTAAGCATATAACAACCGGAGAGGGTGGGATCGTTACCACAAATAACAGGCACCTCTATAACTATCTCTGTCAGTTTCGCACCCATGGCATTACCCGAAACCCTGACTTTCTCAATAATAATCCCGGACCCTGGCACTACGAAATGCAATTTCTGGGAAACAATTACCGGCTGAGCGACATAAGTGCGGCATTAGGCATATCGCAACTGCGGAAAAGCTATAGTTTCCTGCAAAAGCGTGTAAAAATCGTCTCGCACTACATAAAAGCGTTTTCAAACGACAAAGCAATAATACTACCCAAAGAAAAAAAATGGGCCCGTTCTTCCTGGCATATCTTTGTTGTCAGGCTAAACCTAAAAAACCTAAAAACTACCAGAGATGAAATATTCCAGGCACTTTTAGCTGAAAATATCGGGGTCAATGTCCATTACATTCCAATATACAAACACCCTTATTATGTCCGCCAGAAACCCTACCTTGCAGGGATTATGGATACTACAGAGCGTGTGTTTAAAGAAATAATCACATTACCTCTCTATCCTGACATGACAGAAAAAGATGTGAATGACGTCATCAAGGCCGTTAAAAAAGTGCTGGAGTTTTACAGAAAAAAATAAAGAACTACACAACACGCGCTCTTCGACATATCCGGCTTTCGAAGCTGAAAAGACAATCATTGCATTTTCCCTGATTTTCTCTTAAAGAACCCACGATATATTATTAAGCATCAAAAAAAATATCGCAACGAACTGAGTTCACTCTATGCATAAAAAAATTATTACTATAAATGAACCAATTAAGACCGGATCTCTCATTCACAGGTTCTACGAAATAAACGAGCTCCATAATAACATTAAAAATATAGATAGCTCAATACAATTACAATCTAAAAAGATTGAAGGACTGATTGTAACGATTAACGGAATAAAAACCATTTTTCCTGACACGAATAAAACTTCCTTTACCTTTGAACCTGCAGCCGTAATAAAACTAACTAAAAAATATGCATTAACTCACCGAACCGAAAAAAACGAAGCAATTGATCAACTTATTTACGAAACAGAACAAATGCTTCGTTCATGTAAAGATAAAAAAACCAAACTTTTAATGTTAAAAGGTTATTCTAAATTTCTATCAAGAATGGCACTAAAAGAGGAAGAACTGCGAACAAAATTGGCAGATGCTTCTCCAAATCACAAAAAAGCTTATGAAGAAATTATTACCAATCGGGACATCTCGAAGGTATATGCTACACTCGAAAAAGCCAATAATGAGCAGTATAACGTCATTAAAGATTTGCTAAACAAGCTAAAAGAAGCTAACATCGCGTTCAACAGTTATCTGTGCACCATCATGTTGAGTGACAGGAATACCTCCCTCTACAAGACAATTGAAGAACTTGCCAGAGGCCTCGTCAATGAATCAAAAACAACTGAAATCACGAAAGAAATAGCCAAAGAGCTCCAAGCAATGAACAAAGCAACCTCAAGCAACAGAATACCTTTTAAGCTTGCAGAAGGATGCTATTCTATTATCTGTGAATTATTACAAAATCCACTTAAATAACTAGGCCAGGAATGAGCCATTTCTTTTTGGTCCAGCAAACTTTTCATGCCCTCGCTATTTATCATTATGCAACTCCATTATTATGTATTATAATTTTCTCTAAACAAAATAATAAGGAGAGGGCCTCTATAACATTTATTCCCCCTTGATTAACCCAAAAATGGAGATATAAGATTGAGCAGCAAAGACAAACCGCTATTTGATGAACTTGATATCGAGACAAAAGCCTCGAAGCCTATATACGAAGCCGGAAAAAAACTCTATCTTGAAGGCGCAGTCGCAAACGTTGACCGCGAAAAAAGCACCTTACAGGGAAAAGTCACAGAAAACGCGAAAGTATTCTACCCGGAAATTATTGTAAAATTCGATCGATTCGTAACCAATTGCACCTGTAATTATCAGGATGAGCCACTCTGCCCTCATGTTGTGGCACTCTCCATGGCACATATCTATGGACTGAGCCAGGAAATAGCAGCGAAGGATCAAGGATTAGACCCTACATATATCGAGCAATTCCTCTATAGGGTGAGAGATATGTTCTCCCTGGACCAGGTAGAAACCGATTTTATCCCTGGGTTTATGCTCGACATTAACCCTAAAACCGAGATGTATTCGCTGTTTCTTTATAACAAAAAAGACAATTCCATTATTGCCCAGCCGGAAACGCTTTACCATAAAATACTGAATAACCCATATCTCACAAAAATAGAGAAAAACCTCATCAATTATTTCGTACAAAAGGAATACTGGGCATTTTTCGCGCCACTGAACTATACTCCCATAAAAAAAGGGCTCACCGAGATCTTAACTTTATTCTCAGAAGTGACCTATGTGAATCCCAAAACCATGGGTAAGTACCTACTCGTCGAGGCGCCTCTTAAGTTACAGTTCACAAATACCTTCGAAGAACCGGTACTTAACGTAAGCAGCCAGTTCATCTATCATGGGAATACAATACCTTTCGAGGAAACTATCTATATAGAAGGGGTAAAGTGTTTTCTCTATTGGAATACTACATTTTTTCCAGTATGGGACGATGTCTATAAAGAATTTCTTCCTCTCCTTTCCCGTAATCCTGTTCTCAAACTGACTGGCGATCAAATCCCTATTTTTCTTGGAGAAGTTCTACCGTTGATACCACTCGACCATTTCGAATTCGTTACTGATGATAATATTAGATCTATTGAAGTAATTAATTTGAAACCCGAAGTAGAACTAAAATTTTCAGAAAAAAATGACCTGCTCGCAATCACCCTGTTTTTCCATTACCAGGAAACATCAATCAAAGATTCACTTTTATCAACGAATAAATATTATTATATTTTTAATAACAAGAAACATGTCTACATAAAAAAAGATCCTTTTGCTGAAAAACAAAGCGAGAACCTGCTCATCAATAACGGGTTTAAACAAGCAGAAAACACCTTTATCTCGCAGGGAAAACATGCGCTTGAATTCTTGTATGCAATTGTGCCTTCATTACCGGAGGCATATCATATATCGGGTATCTCGGAGCTAAAAAAATACCGGATCAACCCTGAGCCGATAAAGATGGTATTAAACTTAAAAAAAGAGGGCAATAAATTATTAATAGAAATGGCATTCAGCCACAAAGACAAAGCGATCTCCCCAAAGGCAATCCAGACTCAGTTAGCAAAAAAAGACTCGTTTATTATCCTTCCTGACAAAACTTTTGCGAGGCTCCCTATTGAAGACGTAGAAAAATTAAATGGTATCCTGGGAAACATCAAGTATACCAGACAAACAGATTGCATATTTGAGGTCAGCAGCATATATTCCGGACTACTGTTCAATAATTTCCAAGAATATATTAACCCGATCGATACCGAAAAAGACTTTTTCGATAACTTCTCAAACCTCCAGCACCTGACAGCAGAGCCACAACCAGGCACACTGAACGCCACCTTACGACATTATCAAGTCGAAGGGTATAACTGGCTGCGGTTCCTTCAAAAAAACTCCTGGGGAGGCATATTGGCCGATGACATGGGTCTTGGGAAAACATTACAAACCCTTGCGCTCCTCCTTAGAGCATATGCAGCAGGTTCATTACCCCCAACACTTATTATAGTCCCGACTTCCGTAATTTTTAACTGGGAACGGGAATCAAGCAAATTCACTCCCGATCTCAAAATCTTAAAATATTATGGTCAGAATAGGCATGAACTGCTAGCACAAAGTAGCAATTACCACCTCCTGTTTACTTCATATGGGACCGTACGAAGAGATATCGAGATACTCAAGAAATATGAGTTCCTTTATGTCATCATCGATGAAGCACAAAACATAAAAAATCCGTCCTCGCAGACTGCTTCTACAATAAAACAGCTTCGGTCACGCCACAAAATAGCACTTACCGGAACACCGATTGAAAACCGGCTCACCGAGCTATGGTCAATTTTCGATTTCATTATGCCAGGCTTTCTTGGTAACAAGGAGCAATTCGAACGAACCTACGAACTCTTCACAGGTACGGAACAGCAGACGCAGGCCATTTCGGAACTGAAAGCCAAAGTCTATCCGTTCATGCTGAGAAGAACAAAGGCAGAAGTCAGCCCGGAACTACCGCCAAAAATAGAAGATCACCTCTATTGCCAGATGAACGACCAATTCGAACAAGCGTATAAAAATTACCTCACCTCGCTTAGACGGGACATTTTCTCAAAAATTGAAAAAGACGGCATTAACAAGCACAGGATTGATATTTTCACAGCCATGCTTCGTCTCCGGCAACTATGTTGTCATCCTCGCTTAGTAAAAGAGTCTACCGTACAATTTCCCGATACTTCACCAAAATTCGAGGCCTTCAAAAGCATGGTCCGGGAAATTATTGCGGAGGACCATAAGATACTGGTCTTCAGCCAATTCACTGAAATGCTGGCCTTGATAGAAAAGTGGCTCATCCAGGAGGATATCAAATTCGCTTATCTTGACGGAGCTACCCGTAACCGCGCAAAGGCCATAGACTCGTTCACTAATGATCCTGAAAGAAAACTATTTTTGATTAGTCTTAAGGCAGGCGGGACAGGGCTCAATTTGACCGCAGCCGATTACGTGATACATTATGATCCCTGGTGGAATCCTGCCGTGGAAGCCCAGGCAACAGACCGCGCCTACCGCATAGGGCAAAAAAGAAGTGTTTTCTCATATAAGTTTGTCACGAAAAATACAATCGAAGAAAAGATTATTTCCCTTCAGGAACAAAAGATGGAATTGTTCCAAAGCCTTTTCTCCGGCGAAGAGAACACATTAAGCGTTCTCCAAAAAGAGGACCTCGAATATTTGTTTTCTTAACATAAAATGTTATCATTAACTATCATCCCCAAATTGATAGGACCCTTCCATGAATAATAGCAAACCCAGATTAATCGCAAGTATAGTTATTCCTATTCTTTTATTCACAATAATCCTTGATTTCTTAGGGTTATTTGCTGGCGTAGAGAATAAATATTATGACTTTAAAATGAATATAAAAACGATTCTACAGCCAATCAACTCTTCGGATATAACAATAATAGCAATAGATGACAAATCTATATCAAAAAGTTCTGATCCATGGCCCTGGTCTCGAAAACGATATGCACAACTCCTCGACAATCTGAGGCTTGTTCACCCAAAAGTTATTGCGTTTGACGTCCTTTTCACAAATGTAATGGAACCTGAAGGTGATAAAATATTTGAACAGGCAATAAAACAGTCTTCAAATGTTGTATTAGCTTCACGGTTCATCAAACTGTCGGATACTTCAATAAAAAAATTTTTACCAATACCACAGTTCCTGATTAACGCTTCCGGAACCGGGATTGTAGATATTCCACCGGAACAGGACGGCGTTATTCGAAAAAGCTGGCTCATTCGATCATATGTCCACGAACTCTTTTACTCTTTCCCATTAACCATATTATCCTATTACAGCAATACCCCCCTTTCTACAATTGATCTTAATTCATCCGCAGAGTCAATAATACTTGGGAAATACGAGCTTCCGCTAAGTAACAAAGGTGATTTTCCCATCTATTATTTCGGAGAACAAAAAACGTTCCCGACATATTCATTTATAGACCTGCTTAACACAGATTTCGTTGTAAAGCACAAACAAGCGTTCGCAAATAAAATAGTATTGATCGGAGCTACCTCGATGGAGCTCAACGATCTTTTTACAACCCCGGTAGGACTGCGGTATCCTGGGGTAGAGATCCATGCAAGCATTTTACACTCGTTTATACAGAAACTCTTCATTAAAGAAATGCCCTATTCACTCTTCTTTGTAGGATTAATAACCCTGATTCTGGGCAATGCACTTCTATTCTTATATCTCAATCCCAGAAAAGGCCTAGTTATTTTAATACTGGAAACTCTCGCGATTCCGTTAACGGGAATAGGACTTATGACATATAGTAACTATTCCGTCGTTGCGATTTCTCCTCTGGTTGCACTATGGCTCTTATTCCTGGCAGTAACCATTACTAAATATATTCTTCAAGAACGAGAAAAAGGCAAACTCAAACAGATGTTCAGCCGCTACGTCTCTAACCAGGTAGTAGAAGAACTCCTTCAAAATCATCAAAATATTATTCTTGGGGGAAAATTACAAACTGTAACAATATTATTTAGCGACATCAAAGATTTTACTACACTATCAGAAAAACTATCTGCGCAAGAGGTCGTTTCCATTCTCAACAGATATTTCACGATAATGATAGATATTGTTTTCGCTAATAACGGAACCCTCGATAAATACGTGGGCGATGCAATCATGGCAACTTTCGGAGTGCCGGTAGAATCGGAAACAGCAGCCTTCGATGCAGTAAAAACAGCGTACGAAATGCACCAAGGCTTAGATAAATTGAACCTGGAGCTCGTTGCAGAAAATTTGCCGCCAATTTCTATACGTATCGGAGTTAATACCGGAGAAGTCGTTGTCGGAAATATAGGGTCTCCTAAGCGTATGGAATATACGGTTATAGGGGATCACGTGAACATAGCATCCCGGCTTGAAGGCCTCAACAAAAAATTCGATTCAAAAATTATTATATCAGAGAACACCTATTTACTTGTAAAAGACAGAATCCAAGCCAGATTTCTTGAAGATGTTGCTGTAAAAGGAAAAACGAAAACAGTTAAGATTTTCGAGGTCCTCTCGCTAACAGTTTAAACCCAGATAATATTTTTCAAATATCCGGGCTTAAAAAGATTGGGACATGCTCACTTGCACTTTTGATTTTTTCTCATTCAAGTCTTTAGTATTGTAATAACTATTTGTAATCTCATATTCAAGGTAAACAGAGGCATTATCAATAATCTCCTTTTTTAAAGAGAATACTATATCCGAGGATAATTCATGAGTTTGTCCATCTCTGTTTTCCGTGTGGGTATACAATGGTTCAAACTTAACACCCCAGAGCAATTCAAATGCAGCTCCAAGTGTAAATTCATTTCCTTGAGACAACGCCTGATCAAGTTGTTTTCCATACTTCAACTCATATGAGAATGAATAATTGCTTATAACCTGCTTAAACCCTATGCCAACGTTTAAATTAGGATGGGTGGATATTTTATCATTCTCCACATTATATATTTGAGCTCCTTTAATAAAAGCTCTTGTTGGAAAAACTAACGACTGAAACATCATGAGTCCGTAATAAAAATTGCCAACGAGAAATAGTTCTCCGTCATATTTTTTTGTATATGATCTGGTAAAAAGAAGCATTAAGCCTCCTACCCCGTCCACTTCCTGAAAATATGAACAATTACCCATCAAATTAATTAAGTTTTTTTTATTATTTACAACATTTTTGTCATAGCCATATGATAGATTAACATCTATTGGTATAAACGCGTTTTTTATACCTAACCCTCCGTAATACGAATACGTCTTGGTTATTTCAGTATTAAGTGAAGTTACCAGTTCTTCCCTCAGCCCTGTCATCCCATATTCCAGAGAAAAACCAATAATACGCTGTTTCTTTTCCTGCTCAAGTTTTTTCTTCCCCTCCCGGATCCTTTCTTCAATAAACTCCCTCGACAAGAGAAACTTCGAGTTC
This genomic interval carries:
- the pseC gene encoding UDP-4-amino-4,6-dideoxy-N-acetyl-beta-L-altrosamine transaminase, giving the protein MDKLALHGGTPVRDTMLPYGKQSIDEQDIDSVINTLKSDFLTTGPKVKEFEDKIARFVGAKYAVSFSSGTAALHGAAFAAGFGKEHEIITTPLSFAATANCILYQQATPVFVDINKNNLNLSYKSVFSYIKQNYVFLNNNLVNKKTKKRLKGIIPVHFAGHPVRLDKFYRLAKKYNLIIIEDAAHAFGSSLYGWGKWQPTGNCSFSHMAIFSFHPVKHITTGEGGIVTTNNRHLYNYLCQFRTHGITRNPDFLNNNPGPWHYEMQFLGNNYRLSDISAALGISQLRKSYSFLQKRVKIVSHYIKAFSNDKAIILPKEKKWARSSWHIFVVRLNLKNLKTTRDEIFQALLAENIGVNVHYIPIYKHPYYVRQKPYLAGIMDTTERVFKEIITLPLYPDMTEKDVNDVIKAVKKVLEFYRKK